Genomic window (Armatimonas rosea):
GCCGCGTTGAGCTCGCCGTATTTTTCGTAGGCGACCGTCACTTCCGGGAGGGTCTGGCGGTTCTCGCAGATAAACTCCCCGAGAGTCACACTCTCTTTGGTCACCAGCCCGATACTACACTCGACCTCATCGGGGCTCATCTGCCAATCACCCACTCGTCTTCACCGGTCGCCCCACCCACCTGAACCTCAATTCCCTCGGTCGCGGCCCACTCCAGGGCGGCGTCGATATTGGCGCGGGTACCGGTCAGGTCCAGTACGGTGTAGCCGCCGATCTTGGAGTCGATATTGGCCTTGCGGATGGAGAACTTCAGGTCCCAGTCGTGGGCGAAGTGCCAGATAATGGGCTTGGTGGCCTCGGCCAGCGGGAAGTTAAGCTGCACGCGGATGGTCTCAGTAGTCACGCCTTTATTGTACCGGGGATTGGCCGGGCAATAAATTACCCGGCAGAGAGTGGGGAGCGTCCCGGGGACGCGCAGAGCACAAGCCCTTCCCCGCGTCCTCGGGACGCTCTCTCCCTGTGCCGGGTAATTTATTGCCCGGCCAATCCCCGGTACAATATTCCATGCGATCTTTGCTTCTTAGCGTCGCCCTTGCTCTCCTCACCCTACCTGCAGCGGCGCAGGTGCAGGTTCAGCTGGGCGGGACTGCGGGGTTTGGCTCGTCGGACCCGTACTCCGTGGGGGATGCGTACGCGTCTGCCTCGCTTAAGGTGGGAAGCGCCTTGCATCTCTACAGCGAGAGCCTCTACGCGCTACGCCGCAGCCGCCAGGGCTTTAGTGGCACGGGAGTCTCGCTCCAGCTCGATGTGGACTCAGGCTACTTTGGCGCGGGTGTCGGTAGCTACGGCTGGCGCGGCACGGGGACACGGCTCTTTATCGGCTGGCCGACCGGGCCCCACCAGACCTTCGAGCTCTCCTACACGCGCCTCCGCACCGGCGGCCCCACCGACCCCGTCTTCACCTATGGCATTCGATTTTAGGAGAGCGTCCATGCAAAAACAGAAACCGCAAACCCCTTTCGTGCAGCTCCAGCCGCAGCCCATCACGCCGCTGGCTTGGGTGCTGATGGCGATGATCCAAGTCCTCGCGTTTCTCGGCTCGGTGAGGCTGAGCATGCACCACGGGGAGTCGCAGGCGCAGGCAGTGCGGCTGGCCTTGAGGATTCTCTTGCTCGTTGTCCCCACGCAGCTCCTCCTGATCCTCTGGGGCCGCCGCTGGCTGGTGAAGGTCAGCCAATCGTCACCGCGCTAGTGAGGTTTGTTTTCTCACTTCTGTATAATGAAGTATGAAAACGGCACGTATCCTCTCTCTCCTCTTCTTGGGACTGCCCGTGATGGCACTCCTGCCTGCCCAGGCCCACAACGGCGCACGGCAGTCGTATACGTTTCGTTTCAAAGGGAAGACCTGGACCATTCAGTCGGAACGGATACAGCGCAAAGGTACGCTTCTAACCTTCATGGGCAATGTCAAAGCTACCAGCAATCGCGGCGATAAAATCTTTGCCGATCGTGCCGAACTATGTAAGACCCCAGGACACGAGCAACTAACCTTAAGTCCTGTTAAGATTGGCCATATTGTCACAGACCAATAGACGAGGACTATGGGGCTTTCCGCCATCCCGAGGGTACCCGGCGGGCTGCTTTAGCCGCCCGACCCCATGACGCCGCCCGATGATTATGCGTTTCATTAGCGAAAGCCCCCCTCTACGCGATACAATCGGGGGGTTTTTCCAAAAATGTTGACCGCTGAAAAAATATATAAATCGTTTGGGCCGCAGGACGTGCTCAAAGATATCACTCTGCAACTTGGGGACCGCGACCGGATCGGTGTCGTCGGGCTCAACGGGCAGGGTAAGTCCACTCTGATTAAGATTCTCGCCGGGCTTGAGGAGCCAGACAAGGGCGTGGTGCACCGCCACGGCTCGACAGTCGGGTACCTCAACCAGGAGTCCCAGTGCCGCCTGGGAGTGACGGTCGGGGAGGAGATGCGCTCCGCCTTCCCCGATATGGCCGATGTCGAGGCACGGCTCATCGCCGCGTCGCAGGCAATGGCCGGGGACGCCAGCAAGTCCGATGTCGCCGCGCTCAACAAAGCCACCGACGACCTGACGAAGCTGGAGGCGCACACCATGGACGCTCGCATTGGGCGGGTGCTCTCGGGGTTGCGCTTTGAGCTGGATGCCGTGGACCGCCTCACCGATACCTACTCGGGGGGGTGGCAGATGCGAATCGCCATGGCCAAGCTCCTGCTACAAGAGCCCGACTACCTCTTCCTCGACGAGCCCACCAACCACCTGGACACCGAGGCTAAGTTCTGGCTGATGTACGACTACATCCCCAGCTACCCCGGCACCGTGATCTGCATCTCCCACGATGTGGAGTTCCTTAATCTCACTAGCGAGGAGATCTGGGAGGTCAAGGACATGGAGGTCAATAAGTTCAAGGGCAACTACGACGACTACGTGCGCCTAGACGACGAGCGCTACCAGCGTGAGCTCAAGGCCTACGATGCCCAGCAGCGTGAGATCGCGGACTGGAAAGAGTTTGTCCAGCGCTGGCGTGGCAATAAGTCTAAGGCGGGAATGGTCGAGAGCCGTGTCAAGCAGCTCGAAAAGATCGACATCCTTCCCAAGCCCAAGGAGCGCCCCAAGACCATCTACCTCCAGTTCCCCGAGCCGCCGCGTGAGGCCCCGGAGCCGATCAGTATCGAGGATGTCTACAAGTCCTACGGCGAGAAGAATGTCCTCAATGGCATCACGCTCCCGATGGTACGCCAGGACAAGATTGCCCTCACCGGCCCCAACGGCGCGGGAAAGTCCACGCTCCTGAAGCTCGTGGCGGGAGTCGAGCAGCCGACCAAGGGGAGGATCATTGTCAACCCCAAGACCGAGATTGGCTACTTCGCCCAGCACCAGGCTGAGGCGCTCCTGCCGCAGCGCACGGTCTACGAGGAGACGCTGGCGGGGATCGATCCCAAGATGGAGGAGCTCGCCCGTGGCCTGCTGGCGCGCCTGCAGTTCCGCGGCGACGATGCACCCTTCAAGAAGATCGGGGTTCTCTCCGGTGGGGAGCGTGCCCGTGTGGCGCTCGCCAAGTTCCTGTTGCGCCCCGCCAACTTCTATCTTCTGGATGAGCCCACGAACCACCTGGACCCACTCGCCCGTGAGGTGCTGATCGAGGCGCTCAAGAAGTTCGAGGGGACGATCCTCATGTCGACCCACGACCAGCTCCTGATCGACACGGTCGCCACCGGCATCTTCGACATGTCCGACGGCCAGTTCACCATGGTCCTCGACCCCGCCACCGAGCGCATTAAACGCGTCAACGTGTGAGGCCTTGAGGCTTCTTAAGCCGGAACCACAAGGGTTCCGGCTTGAGAGGGCGACGGGCACCTTCGTGCCCAGTGTATTGGTTTGGCTGCGAAGGCAGCCGTAGCCCTTTCAAGCCCGGACACTTATTGT
Coding sequences:
- a CDS encoding NIL domain-containing protein, whose amino-acid sequence is MTTETIRVQLNFPLAEATKPIIWHFAHDWDLKFSIRKANIDSKIGGYTVLDLTGTRANIDAALEWAATEGIEVQVGGATGEDEWVIGR
- a CDS encoding ABC-F family ATP-binding cassette domain-containing protein, whose translation is MLTAEKIYKSFGPQDVLKDITLQLGDRDRIGVVGLNGQGKSTLIKILAGLEEPDKGVVHRHGSTVGYLNQESQCRLGVTVGEEMRSAFPDMADVEARLIAASQAMAGDASKSDVAALNKATDDLTKLEAHTMDARIGRVLSGLRFELDAVDRLTDTYSGGWQMRIAMAKLLLQEPDYLFLDEPTNHLDTEAKFWLMYDYIPSYPGTVICISHDVEFLNLTSEEIWEVKDMEVNKFKGNYDDYVRLDDERYQRELKAYDAQQREIADWKEFVQRWRGNKSKAGMVESRVKQLEKIDILPKPKERPKTIYLQFPEPPREAPEPISIEDVYKSYGEKNVLNGITLPMVRQDKIALTGPNGAGKSTLLKLVAGVEQPTKGRIIVNPKTEIGYFAQHQAEALLPQRTVYEETLAGIDPKMEELARGLLARLQFRGDDAPFKKIGVLSGGERARVALAKFLLRPANFYLLDEPTNHLDPLAREVLIEALKKFEGTILMSTHDQLLIDTVATGIFDMSDGQFTMVLDPATERIKRVNV